One Drosophila kikkawai strain 14028-0561.14 chromosome 3L, DkikHiC1v2, whole genome shotgun sequence genomic window carries:
- the LOC108071610 gene encoding uncharacterized protein isoform X1, whose product MRVLIFVLFFLAVLAFGANIPPKSCPLEKDCAKVDEESAICGLDEDMGCIRKYASRCHLDIAACNQGKEFKDFSDLYCSMEAYFCEKSPTYERWTIFFGHEDD is encoded by the exons ATGAGGGTCTTAATCtttgtcttgttttttttgg cagtCTTAGCTTTTGGAGCCAATATTCCCCCAAAATCCTGCCCTTTGGAAAAGGATTGTGCAAAAGTGGACGAGGAAAGTGCCATTTGTGGTTTGGATGAGGATATGGGTTGCATTCGGAAATATGCCTCAAGGTGTCATCTGGATATAGCAGCTTGTAATCAAGgaaaag AGTTCAAGGACTTTAGTGATCTTTATTGCTCAATGGAGGCATATTTCTGTGAAAAGTCACCCACCTATGAGCGTTGGACCATTTTCTTTGGCCATGAAGATGATTAA
- the LOC108071610 gene encoding uncharacterized protein isoform X2: MRVLIFVLFFLVLAFGANIPPKSCPLEKDCAKVDEESAICGLDEDMGCIRKYASRCHLDIAACNQGKEFKDFSDLYCSMEAYFCEKSPTYERWTIFFGHEDD, from the exons ATGAGGGTCTTAATCtttgtcttgttttttttgg tCTTAGCTTTTGGAGCCAATATTCCCCCAAAATCCTGCCCTTTGGAAAAGGATTGTGCAAAAGTGGACGAGGAAAGTGCCATTTGTGGTTTGGATGAGGATATGGGTTGCATTCGGAAATATGCCTCAAGGTGTCATCTGGATATAGCAGCTTGTAATCAAGgaaaag AGTTCAAGGACTTTAGTGATCTTTATTGCTCAATGGAGGCATATTTCTGTGAAAAGTCACCCACCTATGAGCGTTGGACCATTTTCTTTGGCCATGAAGATGATTAA
- the LOC108071612 gene encoding uncharacterized protein, translating to MTLASKMITLFLVGCVLMQTVFAGPLDKLFREDDDRLNEVSGEEWFRKPIRRWERLFSSGETPSGSRRQVIRPSRSDKAESTESSKHAHSMITSMLGFVSSVINLGRSMVRDQ from the exons ATGACCTTAGCAAGCAAGATGATTACTCTGTTCCTCGTCGGATGTGTGCTCATGCAGACAG TCTTCGCTGGACCCTTGGATAAACTCTTCCGGGAGGATGATGATCGCCTTAACGAGGTCAGCGGTGAGGAGTGGTTCCGTAAGCCCATTCGCAGATGGGAAAGACTCTTCAGCAGTGGCGAAACCCCGTCGGGAAGTCGGAGGCAGGTGATCAGGCCCAGTAGAAGTGACAAGGCAGAGTCCACGGAGAGCTCCAAGCATGCCCACTCCATGATCACCTCGATGCTGGGCTTTGTCAGCAGTGTCATCAACTTGGGACGATCCATGGTCAGGGATCAATAA
- the LOC108071621 gene encoding uncharacterized protein has protein sequence MVLLRVIKYLVGCVVRACHELSQNMNSLNKMFKYHLLEVS, from the exons ATGGTGCTGCTGCGAGTGATCAAGTATCTAGTGG GCTGCGTGGTGCGGGCCTGCCATGAGTTGTCCCAGAATATGAATTCGCTGAACAAAATGTTCAAGTACCATTTGCTGGAGGTCagctag